A single region of the Anaerolineales bacterium genome encodes:
- a CDS encoding amidohydrolase family protein, with amino-acid sequence MITTLLNARLVTPDGAMLTTLRFGGRILAWDVRPQRGDAVIDAGGCFVFPGVINAHDHLELNHYPRTKFREMYPNASQWGDEFLPRLKDEPFRTLRRLPLAEQCRIGVLKNLRAGVTTIAHHNPLHRPLRWRYGRVVVQRYGWAHSLHMTPSEDIRARYRATPADAPFMIHLAEGTDDQAAGEWARLDVCGAAGAKTVIVHGVGLSEVDRAASIERGVGLVWCPSTNHYLLGATARVEAFAAAGLLAVGSDSRLTADGDLLDELRAAAATGQVTANALFRAVTVDAARLLRLPDRGSLLPGCRADVVIAAAGEGDPFAALLGLSPAGIQAVYIGGRRVTLES; translated from the coding sequence ATGATCACAACCCTTCTCAATGCCCGCCTCGTCACGCCTGACGGGGCGATGTTGACCACGCTCCGTTTTGGCGGGCGTATCCTCGCCTGGGATGTGCGTCCTCAACGTGGGGACGCTGTGATCGATGCTGGGGGATGCTTTGTTTTTCCGGGGGTGATCAACGCCCACGATCACCTTGAACTGAACCACTATCCGCGCACGAAATTTCGGGAGATGTACCCCAACGCCAGCCAGTGGGGAGATGAATTTTTGCCCCGTCTGAAAGACGAACCCTTCCGCACCTTGCGCCGGCTGCCCTTAGCTGAACAATGTCGCATTGGGGTGCTGAAAAATCTCCGCGCTGGCGTGACGACGATAGCGCACCATAATCCGCTTCATCGCCCGCTGCGGTGGCGCTATGGGCGCGTCGTTGTGCAGCGCTACGGGTGGGCGCACTCCCTCCATATGACGCCAAGTGAGGACATTCGCGCCCGCTATCGGGCAACGCCAGCCGATGCGCCCTTCATGATCCACCTTGCCGAGGGGACGGACGATCAAGCGGCGGGGGAGTGGGCGCGGCTGGATGTGTGCGGTGCGGCGGGGGCAAAGACGGTGATTGTGCATGGCGTGGGACTATCCGAGGTGGATCGGGCGGCGTCGATAGAGCGCGGCGTTGGGCTGGTGTGGTGTCCATCGACAAATCACTACCTTTTGGGGGCGACAGCACGGGTTGAGGCGTTCGCCGCAGCGGGCTTGCTGGCGGTGGGGTCGGACAGCCGTCTGACGGCGGATGGCGATTTGTTGGATGAACTGCGGGCGGCGGCGGCGACGGGACAAGTCACGGCGAACGCCCTTTTTCGGGCGGTGACGGTGGATGCGGCACGTCTGCTGCGGCTGCCGGATCGGGGGTCGCTGCTGCCCGGCTGCCGAGCGGATGTGGTGATCGCGGCGGCGGGGGAGGGCGATCCCTTTGCGGCGCTGCTTGGGCTGAGTCCGGCGGGGATTCAGGCGGTCTATATCGGCGGACGGAGGGTGACATTGGAGTCTTGA
- a CDS encoding GAF domain-containing protein, whose product MIGLWRRLSIGAKLLLPILGVFALLLLTYFLLILPALNRLVEENTAAAFETQLSGLDARLAALLEDSRLTITSLAGSFEARELITYAKQGDLARLATAQTVMENRMANTFSAPRLQFADMRFLNAVGDQLARVRVGGIQPGTPGFAMGKESFINEGDRPYYTDITRLRSGQFYISAPSLALPIGQTGEATDLEFQIASPIYVNNEYAGAIVASFRPRRQLLEIFGRDEDRTITFGFYLLDNNGIPLAFHTAEETTLIYGDGGLPTPVFPEPVYGEAEVALTEADNVNYRSRSFASFAEGRYVNLQWRLVVLANAGQPEAGYRALAADVLNRTLTLLLAAAALFALVTYAVVRPLRRVTQGANRLAGGYLQAKIAVDSEDEIGQLGRVLNDMADRLFQSFSTMEQRVKDRTRNIELAADISRDASRIRNIDDLLQKTVEAIRDRFGFYHAQVFLIDDVGKDAILVTSTGEAGQKLLAMKHKLAVGSKSIIGTVTERRRAIVALDTQSGDVAHRFNPLLPLTRSEIALPLLVGDKIIGALDIQSVEPDAFNDDDRQIFQLLADQLAVAVDNARLLEAQAKQLREIDQLNRRLTRETWETYEDERPTDALAFKYDLRDVKPLSGDGYGDETNGHGMPAASGNGDHERSVELPIMVRGEAIGELTVTEDQNLPLTADDRAMIRAVADRVALAIENVRLVEQTRDALKRVEDLYETSKQITSAEDLEKVFRMASDRLAIFPGVEIVGVYLTHPTPRPDAPYIRFAHIWAKTEEQRNAFQVGGILPRTMLPPAYTKYDTSAGAIDGSNPDYAPDDVVRGLLLGLGIEGVAMTRLKTASRDFGAIFVHGTRLATFNETFLQYYAALGDQVAAAVENRWLFEQSEGEARRNRALAEAAQVAGQLGVAFEQRVVNVIQVAAGAADFDRWWYGDIHVGTGGIVTLRRITGNFPAESPLLALVEIELDVAQNALAVAARKGETVIVNMPTESKALRGLPPRLATHYGKHVAIPVRSGQETVGALYLGRDVNGADITERDVQLAAALASQIAITAENRRLFDVAQAERNTLQVILDSLPTGVMVVDAITRERTLINQQARLLLGLDEPTAYRLCYGNSDVEYEQDEFPINRVLETSEAVYAEDMTAISVEGRRNDLLVNVAPILVDGVMRNAVAVFQDVSELRELENVLQENLRETTTLYLISRAIGAENDLINILRVVASQTYALHAPDELLAILTDSAGNPAQSFTLGVNEDGGYAFAIEDGLPVPRQILIKDQLFEEQDVLNNLALSEDERLRARGVRGIMCQSLTARSRTVGWLILIYRKPRMLSTEERRTLASVADQTAVAAESVRLAEQTALALTTATLLYEASLNLNSAETIEGALAAIRDQLRYFEPSHVDILLVDPRSDERIADWVVRWRRDDPDSTEEVILENVPKFLNWAVINADPYFVEDVRRADPALVEVMSQFPFWGEFAAQASIPMQSKGQQIVGRLVISFDQPYQFGRTEQQVITTLADQGVVTLDNFQLVRQTQESLDETALLYQSSRAISSSLTPSEQLSAIIDYAVTPIITHAFLIRLLSEDWEAANASIRVIATWHAKEIMIDLANVRFTPDQFPAWAELTAGQVVWAEDLDDPDKSVVVDDAFYRLFDLRSVIVLPLGVAGAPIGVLILGSDQMWKYTERENRIYAAIADLLANAIERRRLLDQTEQRARQLQLSAQISKSAATILDLKDLFEQTIYQIKDGFEFDHVQIFRITEDGREARVVASTGDAGRELLRIRHYLPVGSRSVIGQVTEHGQPQIVSDTTDPRAVHRPNPYLPNTRAEMALPLIARNRILGALDVQSNEPGAFSADDVSVLSTLADQIAIAIDNAELFETSTRRAEEMRFLFDVTRQVASADPTNEEAYRAVAEQIMDNLGGSAAALLILDQTNSRLKPYVATEPGIEVNEPEYYDFRTPAFQAFVDERDALILNDLPTLRERLRVGTVSRLGQGRLANQFSDLLPDAGSMMVLPLTSGEILLGMIVVLKKQQYGFSDDILPLMQTLNSSTASTLQSARLLREVQEANVRLLELDKLKNQFLANMSHELRTPLNSIIGFSRVILKGIDGPLTEMQTQDLQTIYESGRHLLGLVNDILDQAKIEADRMEFNYTHFSMVDLVRGVMSTAVGLVKDKPIQLIQEIEADLPLVWGDEFRTRQALLNLVSNACKFTQQGNVRAAAFRIETEGVPMVQISITDTGIGIPNDQLADIFEPFRQVENTAARQYEGTGLGLPLARKMIERQGGKLWVESHLGVGSTFSFTIPVNPIEGLETAATQ is encoded by the coding sequence ATGATTGGTCTGTGGCGACGGTTATCCATTGGGGCAAAGTTGTTGCTGCCGATCCTCGGCGTCTTCGCCTTGCTCTTGCTCACCTATTTCCTCTTGATCCTTCCAGCACTGAATCGCTTGGTAGAGGAAAATACCGCCGCCGCCTTTGAGACGCAGCTTAGCGGTTTGGATGCGCGGCTGGCGGCACTTTTGGAGGACTCGCGGCTCACCATCACCAGCCTTGCCGGAAGTTTTGAAGCACGCGAACTGATCACCTATGCCAAACAGGGCGATCTGGCTCGCTTGGCAACGGCGCAAACGGTGATGGAAAACCGCATGGCGAATACCTTCAGCGCTCCCCGCTTGCAATTTGCCGATATGCGTTTCTTAAACGCGGTAGGCGACCAGCTTGCCCGTGTTCGGGTGGGCGGGATACAACCGGGGACGCCGGGCTTTGCGATGGGCAAGGAATCCTTCATCAATGAAGGGGATCGTCCCTATTACACAGACATTACCCGCCTTCGTTCGGGGCAGTTTTATATTTCTGCGCCATCGCTTGCCTTGCCCATCGGGCAAACCGGCGAGGCAACCGACCTCGAATTTCAGATCGCCTCGCCCATCTATGTGAACAACGAATATGCCGGGGCGATTGTGGCAAGTTTCCGCCCCCGTCGTCAGTTACTCGAAATCTTTGGGCGTGATGAAGACCGGACGATCACCTTCGGGTTCTACCTCCTCGATAACAATGGTATTCCGCTTGCTTTTCACACGGCGGAAGAAACGACCCTCATTTACGGCGACGGCGGGCTGCCCACACCGGTTTTCCCAGAGCCAGTTTATGGCGAGGCAGAGGTAGCTCTAACAGAAGCTGACAATGTGAATTATCGTTCGCGGTCTTTCGCCAGCTTTGCCGAAGGGCGTTATGTCAACCTCCAGTGGCGTTTGGTCGTATTGGCAAACGCCGGACAGCCCGAAGCGGGCTATCGCGCTCTCGCGGCGGACGTTCTGAACCGGACGCTGACACTTTTGTTGGCGGCGGCGGCGCTTTTTGCCCTTGTCACCTATGCGGTGGTGCGCCCGCTGCGGCGGGTGACGCAAGGGGCGAATCGCTTGGCAGGCGGCTACCTTCAGGCAAAGATCGCCGTAGATAGCGAGGATGAAATTGGGCAGTTGGGGCGCGTCTTGAACGACATGGCTGATCGCCTCTTTCAGTCCTTCAGCACGATGGAACAGCGCGTCAAAGACCGGACGCGAAACATCGAATTGGCGGCGGATATTAGCCGTGACGCCTCACGGATTCGGAACATTGATGACCTATTGCAGAAAACAGTGGAAGCCATTCGGGATCGCTTTGGCTTTTACCATGCCCAAGTGTTCTTGATTGATGATGTCGGTAAAGATGCCATTCTTGTCACCAGCACGGGCGAGGCGGGGCAAAAACTCTTGGCGATGAAGCATAAGCTCGCCGTTGGCTCAAAGTCCATCATTGGGACGGTGACAGAGCGCCGGCGGGCAATCGTCGCCCTTGATACGCAATCCGGTGATGTGGCGCACCGCTTCAACCCATTGCTCCCGCTGACCCGCTCAGAAATTGCCCTTCCCCTGTTGGTGGGCGATAAAATCATCGGAGCGCTGGACATTCAGAGCGTTGAGCCAGATGCCTTCAACGACGATGATAGGCAAATCTTCCAACTTTTGGCAGACCAATTGGCAGTGGCAGTCGATAACGCCCGCCTTTTGGAGGCACAGGCAAAACAACTCCGCGAGATTGACCAACTAAACCGCCGTCTGACCCGCGAAACGTGGGAAACTTACGAAGACGAACGCCCCACTGATGCCCTCGCCTTCAAATACGATCTGCGTGATGTGAAACCGCTCAGTGGGGATGGCTATGGCGATGAGACGAATGGGCATGGGATGCCAGCCGCCAGCGGGAATGGCGATCACGAACGATCTGTTGAACTCCCGATTATGGTGCGTGGTGAGGCGATTGGCGAACTAACCGTCACCGAAGACCAAAACCTTCCCCTGACGGCGGATGATCGGGCGATGATCCGGGCGGTGGCAGACCGCGTGGCGCTGGCGATTGAGAACGTTCGCCTTGTGGAGCAAACCCGCGACGCTTTGAAACGTGTCGAGGACCTTTACGAGACGAGCAAGCAAATTACCTCGGCAGAGGATTTGGAAAAGGTCTTTCGCATGGCGTCGGATCGCCTTGCCATCTTCCCCGGTGTGGAGATTGTCGGTGTTTACCTTACCCATCCAACGCCTCGCCCAGATGCTCCGTATATCCGTTTTGCTCATATTTGGGCAAAGACAGAGGAACAGAGGAACGCCTTCCAAGTGGGTGGCATTCTTCCGCGCACAATGCTGCCCCCCGCCTACACCAAATATGACACCAGTGCTGGGGCAATTGATGGCAGCAATCCCGACTATGCCCCTGATGATGTGGTAAGAGGGCTTCTGCTTGGGCTAGGCATTGAGGGGGTGGCAATGACGCGGCTCAAGACTGCCAGCCGCGATTTTGGGGCGATTTTTGTGCATGGCACACGCTTAGCAACCTTCAATGAGACGTTCCTCCAATACTATGCAGCGCTTGGCGACCAAGTGGCGGCGGCGGTGGAAAACCGCTGGCTCTTTGAGCAATCCGAGGGCGAAGCGCGGCGCAACCGCGCCCTTGCCGAAGCCGCACAGGTCGCCGGACAGTTGGGTGTCGCCTTTGAGCAGCGCGTCGTGAATGTTATTCAAGTGGCAGCCGGTGCAGCTGACTTTGATCGCTGGTGGTATGGTGATATTCATGTTGGGACAGGTGGAATAGTCACCCTACGGCGGATCACAGGCAATTTTCCGGCGGAATCGCCCCTCTTGGCACTTGTCGAAATTGAATTGGACGTTGCCCAAAACGCCCTAGCCGTTGCCGCTCGTAAAGGCGAGACAGTGATTGTCAATATGCCCACAGAGAGTAAGGCATTGCGGGGCTTGCCGCCGCGCTTGGCAACACATTACGGGAAACATGTGGCAATCCCCGTGCGCAGCGGACAAGAAACAGTGGGGGCGCTCTATCTGGGGCGTGATGTGAATGGGGCGGATATTACTGAGCGCGATGTTCAATTGGCAGCAGCACTCGCCAGTCAAATCGCCATCACCGCCGAGAACCGTCGTCTCTTTGATGTGGCGCAAGCAGAACGAAACACCTTGCAGGTGATCCTTGACTCCTTGCCAACAGGGGTCATGGTTGTTGACGCAATAACGCGAGAGCGGACGCTAATCAACCAACAGGCACGCTTGCTTTTAGGCTTGGACGAGCCAACCGCCTATCGCCTGTGTTATGGGAACTCCGATGTCGAGTATGAACAGGATGAATTCCCGATCAATCGCGTTTTGGAAACAAGTGAAGCCGTTTACGCCGAGGATATGACGGCAATCAGCGTAGAAGGGCGGCGCAACGACCTGCTCGTGAACGTCGCCCCGATCCTTGTCGATGGTGTGATGCGGAACGCTGTCGCCGTGTTCCAAGATGTCAGCGAACTACGGGAATTGGAGAACGTTCTCCAAGAGAACCTGCGCGAAACAACAACGCTCTACCTGATCAGCCGCGCCATTGGTGCGGAAAACGATCTGATAAACATTTTGCGTGTGGTTGCCTCGCAAACCTATGCGCTCCATGCCCCCGATGAACTGCTTGCCATCCTGACCGATTCGGCAGGCAATCCGGCACAATCGTTCACATTGGGCGTGAATGAAGATGGCGGCTATGCCTTTGCCATTGAGGACGGGCTGCCTGTCCCCCGTCAAATCCTGATCAAAGATCAGCTTTTCGAGGAACAGGATGTTTTGAATAACCTCGCATTGTCAGAGGATGAGCGCCTTCGGGCGCGTGGAGTGCGGGGGATTATGTGCCAGTCCCTAACGGCACGCAGCCGGACGGTAGGCTGGCTGATCTTGATCTACCGCAAACCGCGTATGCTTTCTACAGAGGAGCGACGGACGCTTGCCAGCGTTGCCGACCAAACTGCTGTAGCAGCGGAGAGCGTCCGCCTTGCCGAGCAAACGGCGCTTGCCCTGACGACGGCAACACTGCTTTACGAAGCGAGTTTGAACCTGAACAGCGCAGAGACGATTGAAGGGGCTTTAGCCGCGATCCGCGATCAACTGCGTTATTTTGAACCATCCCATGTCGATATTCTCCTCGTTGATCCGCGCAGTGATGAACGGATTGCCGATTGGGTTGTCCGCTGGCGGCGGGACGATCCAGACAGCACGGAGGAGGTTATCCTCGAAAACGTCCCCAAATTCTTGAACTGGGCGGTCATCAACGCCGACCCCTACTTTGTGGAAGATGTTCGCCGCGCCGACCCCGCCCTTGTCGAGGTGATGAGTCAGTTCCCCTTCTGGGGGGAATTTGCCGCCCAAGCGTCCATCCCGATGCAAAGCAAAGGACAGCAGATTGTCGGGCGGCTGGTGATCAGCTTTGACCAACCCTATCAGTTTGGGCGAACAGAACAACAGGTGATCACCACCCTTGCCGATCAGGGTGTGGTCACCTTGGATAACTTCCAACTTGTGCGGCAGACCCAAGAATCACTAGATGAGACGGCACTTCTCTACCAATCCAGCCGCGCCATTTCCAGTTCGCTGACTCCCTCTGAGCAGTTGAGCGCAATCATTGATTACGCGGTGACGCCAATCATCACGCACGCTTTCCTGATTCGCCTGCTGAGCGAAGATTGGGAGGCGGCAAACGCTAGTATTCGCGTTATTGCCACGTGGCACGCCAAAGAGATTATGATTGACCTCGCCAATGTGCGCTTCACCCCTGATCAGTTTCCGGCGTGGGCAGAACTCACCGCCGGGCAGGTGGTTTGGGCAGAAGATTTGGACGACCCCGACAAATCGGTGGTTGTGGATGACGCTTTTTACCGCTTGTTTGACCTACGCTCGGTGATCGTCTTGCCGCTGGGTGTGGCGGGCGCCCCCATTGGTGTGTTGATCTTGGGGTCGGATCAAATGTGGAAATATACCGAGCGGGAAAATCGCATTTATGCTGCCATTGCCGACCTGCTTGCCAACGCTATTGAACGCCGCCGTCTGCTTGACCAAACCGAACAACGCGCCCGACAGCTTCAGCTTTCGGCGCAAATCTCGAAATCGGCGGCGACCATCCTCGACCTAAAAGACCTGTTTGAACAGACGATCTACCAAATTAAGGATGGCTTTGAGTTCGACCATGTTCAAATCTTCCGTATCACGGAGGATGGGCGCGAGGCACGGGTGGTTGCCTCGACGGGCGATGCCGGGCGCGAATTGCTGCGCATCCGGCACTACCTACCTGTTGGGTCACGCTCGGTCATTGGGCAGGTGACTGAACACGGTCAGCCGCAAATCGTCTCTGATACCACCGACCCCCGCGCCGTCCACCGCCCGAACCCTTACCTTCCCAACACGCGGGCAGAAATGGCGCTCCCACTGATTGCCCGAAATCGCATCCTCGGCGCGTTGGACGTGCAGAGCAACGAACCCGGCGCGTTTTCGGCGGACGATGTGAGTGTTCTCTCCACATTGGCAGACCAGATCGCCATCGCCATCGACAACGCCGAACTGTTTGAAACCTCTACCCGACGGGCAGAGGAAATGCGCTTCCTCTTTGATGTGACACGGCAGGTTGCCTCGGCAGACCCTACCAACGAGGAAGCCTACCGCGCTGTGGCAGAGCAGATCATGGATAACTTAGGCGGTTCGGCGGCGGCACTGCTCATTTTGGATCAGACGAACAGCCGCCTAAAACCCTATGTCGCCACAGAGCCGGGCATTGAAGTGAACGAACCAGAGTATTACGACTTCCGCACCCCGGCGTTTCAGGCATTTGTGGATGAACGCGATGCACTGATTCTCAACGATCTGCCCACGCTGCGAGAGCGCCTACGGGTGGGGACGGTATCTCGCTTGGGGCAAGGGCGGTTGGCAAACCAATTTAGCGATCTGCTCCCCGACGCTGGCTCAATGATGGTCTTGCCGCTGACTTCGGGAGAGATTCTGCTAGGGATGATTGTCGTCCTCAAGAAGCAGCAGTACGGCTTTAGCGATGATATTCTGCCGCTGATGCAAACGTTGAATTCGTCTACGGCTTCAACACTGCAAAGCGCCCGCCTTCTGCGGGAAGTTCAAGAGGCAAATGTGCGCTTGTTGGAATTGGACAAACTGAAAAACCAATTCTTAGCGAATATGTCTCATGAACTGCGGACGCCGCTGAATTCCATCATCGGTTTCTCGCGGGTGATTCTGAAAGGGATCGACGGACCGCTGACGGAAATGCAAACGCAAGACCTGCAAACAATCTACGAGAGCGGGCGGCATTTGCTTGGGCTGGTGAACGACATCCTTGATCAGGCAAAGATTGAGGCGGATCGGATGGAGTTCAACTACACCCACTTCAGCATGGTTGATCTGGTGCGGGGGGTTATGTCCACCGCCGTTGGCTTGGTGAAAGATAAACCGATCCAATTGATCCAAGAGATCGAAGCCGACTTGCCGTTGGTGTGGGGCGACGAGTTCCGCACCCGCCAAGCACTGTTAAACCTCGTCTCGAACGCTTGCAAGTTTACTCAACAAGGGAATGTGCGGGCAGCCGCCTTCCGCATAGAGACGGAGGGTGTGCCGATGGTACAGATTTCAATCACCGACACCGGAATTGGTATTCCCAACGATCAGTTGGCGGATATTTTCGAGCCGTTCCGTCAAGTGGAAAATACGGCGGCGCGGCAGTACGAAGGAACGGGCTTGGGCTTACCATTAGCACGAAAGATGATTGAGCGGCAAGGTGGCAAGCTGTGGGTGGAAAGTCACCTCGGTGTGGGGTCCACCTTCTCGTTCACCATCCCTGTCAACCCGATTGAGGGGTTGGAGACGGCGGCGACGCAATAA